Proteins from one Synergistales bacterium genomic window:
- a CDS encoding formate--tetrahydrofolate ligase, whose product MLSDIEIAQQATMKPITEIAAQLGIEEDEVEQYGKYKGKVSFELWDRIKEREDGKLILVTAITPTPAGEGKTTTTVGLTQALARKGKKAGLAIREPSLGPVFGIKGGAAGGGHSQVLPMEDINIHFTGDIHAVTTAHNLLAAMVDNSIHQGNELGIDARQVVFRRVMDMNERSLRHIVIGLGGKPHGVPRENGFDISVASEVMAVLCLATGISDLKERLGRIVVAYTYGGEPVTAGDLGAAGAMAMLLKDAMKPNLVQTLEHVPAFVHGGPFANIAHGCNSLQATRYGLKLSDYFVTEAGFGADLGAEKFLDIKCRLGGLHPSAVVIVATVRALKMHGGMDKKSLTAENLEALAGGIPNLEKHIENMNSFGLPVVVAVNAFPTDTEAELNLVREKCQALGAEVALSKVWAEGGDGGAELAEKVIAATGKPNSFHYLYERDETPREKIRKIATQIYGAGDVQYTAKAEKDLQQIHDAGMDELLVCMAKTQASISDDPTVVGRPDGFTLTVREVRVSAGAGFLIPITGSVMTMPGLPRKPSALEIDVDDKGRISGLF is encoded by the coding sequence ATGCTTTCGGACATCGAGATCGCCCAGCAGGCGACGATGAAACCCATCACGGAGATCGCGGCGCAGCTCGGTATCGAGGAAGACGAGGTCGAGCAGTACGGCAAGTACAAAGGCAAGGTCTCCTTCGAGCTCTGGGACCGTATCAAGGAGCGCGAGGACGGCAAGCTGATCCTGGTGACGGCCATCACGCCCACGCCGGCCGGCGAGGGCAAGACCACCACCACCGTCGGACTCACCCAGGCGCTGGCCAGGAAGGGCAAGAAGGCCGGACTGGCCATCCGCGAGCCCTCGCTGGGGCCGGTCTTCGGGATCAAGGGCGGCGCCGCCGGCGGCGGCCACAGCCAGGTACTCCCCATGGAGGATATCAACATCCACTTCACCGGGGACATCCACGCCGTGACGACGGCGCACAACCTGCTTGCGGCCATGGTGGACAACTCCATCCATCAGGGGAACGAGCTGGGGATCGACGCCAGGCAGGTGGTCTTCCGCCGGGTGATGGACATGAACGAGCGCTCCCTGCGGCATATCGTCATCGGTCTCGGCGGCAAGCCCCACGGCGTACCCCGCGAAAACGGCTTTGACATCTCCGTGGCCTCGGAGGTCATGGCTGTGCTCTGTCTGGCCACCGGCATCTCGGACCTCAAGGAGCGGCTCGGCCGGATCGTGGTGGCCTACACCTACGGCGGCGAACCCGTCACCGCCGGCGATCTCGGTGCGGCGGGCGCCATGGCCATGCTGCTCAAGGACGCCATGAAGCCCAACCTGGTCCAGACGCTGGAGCACGTACCGGCCTTTGTCCACGGCGGACCCTTCGCCAACATCGCCCACGGCTGCAACAGCCTGCAGGCCACCCGCTACGGCCTGAAGCTCTCGGACTACTTCGTCACCGAGGCGGGCTTCGGCGCCGATCTGGGGGCAGAGAAATTCCTGGACATCAAGTGCCGTCTCGGCGGGCTGCATCCCTCGGCGGTGGTCATCGTGGCGACGGTGCGGGCGCTCAAGATGCACGGCGGCATGGACAAGAAATCCCTCACTGCGGAGAACCTGGAGGCCCTGGCCGGCGGGATCCCCAATCTGGAAAAACACATCGAGAACATGAACAGCTTCGGTCTGCCCGTGGTGGTGGCCGTCAACGCCTTCCCCACCGATACGGAGGCCGAACTGAACCTCGTCCGCGAGAAGTGCCAGGCCCTGGGCGCCGAGGTGGCGCTCTCCAAGGTCTGGGCCGAGGGCGGCGACGGCGGTGCCGAGCTGGCCGAGAAGGTCATCGCGGCCACCGGGAAGCCCAACAGCTTCCACTATCTCTACGAGCGGGACGAGACCCCCAGGGAGAAGATCCGCAAGATCGCCACGCAGATCTACGGCGCCGGCGACGTGCAGTACACCGCCAAGGCGGAGAAGGATCTGCAGCAGATCCACGACGCCGGTATGGACGAGCTTCTGGTCTGCATGGCCAAGACCCAGGCGTCCATCTCCGACGACCCCACCGTGGTGGGACGACCCGACGGCTTCACCCTGACGGTGCGCGAGGTCCGTGTCTCCGCCGGAGCCGGCTTCCTCATCCCCATCACCGGCAGCGTCATGACCATGCCCGGGCTCCCCAGGAAGCCCTCGGCGCTGGAGATCGACGTGGACGACAAGGGGCGTATCTCCGGGCTCTTCTAG
- a CDS encoding TAXI family TRAP transporter solute-binding subunit, which translates to MRRNLSRFLIASLCALFVLTSAGLASAVTFAPIATGSTGGTFYPVGVILANTFNKEMEDEGYQFKAMTSGGSTENLEMIRQGATMFAVCGSVPARNAYIGVDNYEGQEIKNVRFVTALWPEAVQLMYREGVGIEKITDLKDKKFSVGPAAGGGVFYMPMILEPFGMSFDSFNAQYMGYGDSVQALQNRLIDGCYLAAGLPTSGVSQLYAGQVAVDMIEFSEEDVARIRELYPFFARVKVAAGTYPKQEEAKYVVGIKSSLISQKSVDPELVYGMLDALYIKHLDEAQQEHGALKTVTLEGATQGLSGAPLHPGAVKFYREHGVEVPEELVPPEMK; encoded by the coding sequence ATGCGAAGGAACCTTTCCCGTTTTCTGATCGCGTCACTCTGCGCTCTCTTTGTCCTTACCTCGGCAGGGCTGGCCTCGGCAGTGACCTTTGCCCCCATCGCTACAGGCTCCACAGGCGGCACGTTCTACCCTGTGGGCGTCATCCTCGCCAATACCTTCAACAAGGAGATGGAGGACGAGGGCTACCAGTTCAAGGCCATGACATCCGGCGGCAGTACGGAGAACCTGGAGATGATCCGCCAGGGGGCGACCATGTTCGCCGTCTGCGGCAGTGTCCCGGCCCGGAACGCCTATATCGGGGTGGACAACTACGAGGGACAGGAGATCAAGAATGTCCGTTTCGTCACCGCCCTCTGGCCCGAAGCGGTGCAGCTGATGTACCGTGAAGGCGTGGGCATCGAGAAGATCACCGACCTGAAGGACAAGAAATTCAGCGTCGGCCCGGCCGCCGGCGGCGGTGTCTTCTACATGCCCATGATTCTGGAGCCCTTCGGCATGAGCTTCGACAGCTTCAACGCCCAGTACATGGGCTACGGCGACTCGGTCCAGGCGCTGCAGAACCGTCTGATCGACGGCTGCTATCTGGCGGCGGGCCTGCCCACCTCCGGTGTCTCCCAGCTCTACGCGGGCCAGGTTGCCGTGGACATGATCGAGTTCAGCGAGGAGGATGTCGCCAGGATCCGCGAGCTCTATCCCTTCTTCGCCCGGGTCAAGGTTGCCGCGGGGACCTATCCCAAGCAGGAGGAAGCCAAGTACGTGGTGGGCATCAAGTCCTCGTTGATTTCCCAGAAGAGCGTGGACCCCGAGCTGGTCTACGGGATGCTCGACGCGCTCTACATCAAGCACCTTGACGAGGCCCAGCAGGAGCACGGGGCGCTCAAGACGGTCACCCTCGAGGGTGCGACCCAGGGGCTCTCCGGTGCGCCGCTCCATCCCGGCGCCGTCAAGTTCTACCGGGAACACGGTGTCGAGGTGCCCGAAGAGCTGGTGCCGCCCGAAATGAAGTAG
- a CDS encoding urocanate hydratase, which produces MDINVMNSEAMRIKLDAELPEHPGFAEGVRRAPDRGWTLNRHETELALKNALRYVPGELHETLAPEFMEELRTMGRIYAYRYRPAGRIYGKPIDEYRGKCQAGKAFQVMIDNNLDFDVALYPYELVTYGETGQVCQNWLQYRLIKRYLEELTEDTTLVLESGHPLGLFKSRPEAPRVILTNGLLVGLFDNQENWHRAMQLGVSNYGQMTAGGWMYIGPQGIVHGTFNTILNAARQQLGVGAKDNLAGVLFVSSGLGGMSGAQAKAVEIAGGVGIIAEVDKSRIETRHSQGWVGKVAGSCEEAFGMAREAIAKKEPLSIAYHGNIVDLLRYAVEQGEEIPLLSDQTSCHAAYDGGYCPAGLTFAERTEMLHSDPQAFRKRVDQSLREHFELIKKLVAKGTYFFDYGNSFMRAVFDAGVTEICKNGRDTLEGFVWPSYVEDIMGPVLFDYGYGPFRWVCLSGDHEDLRKTDQAAMDCIDPDRRPQDFDNWLWIRDAEKNQLVVGTQARILYQDAEGRLKIALKFNEMVRNGEIGPVMLGRDHHDVSGTDSPYRETSNIKDGSNICADMATQCFAGNAARGMTLCTLHNGGGVGIGKVINGGFGMLLDGSERTDEILKSAMMWDVLSGVARRAWARCDHSVEVGREVNANYEDSYHITLPYVPADELVSRAVDEAWKQT; this is translated from the coding sequence ATGGATATCAATGTGATGAACAGCGAGGCCATGCGGATCAAGCTCGACGCCGAGCTTCCGGAACATCCGGGGTTTGCCGAGGGCGTCCGCCGCGCGCCGGACCGCGGCTGGACACTGAACCGGCACGAGACGGAGCTGGCACTGAAAAACGCCCTCCGCTACGTCCCCGGGGAGCTCCACGAGACCCTGGCGCCGGAATTCATGGAGGAACTCCGCACCATGGGGCGGATCTACGCCTACCGCTACCGTCCGGCGGGCCGGATCTACGGCAAGCCCATCGACGAGTACAGGGGCAAGTGTCAGGCCGGTAAGGCCTTCCAGGTGATGATCGACAACAACCTCGATTTCGACGTGGCCCTCTATCCCTACGAGCTGGTGACCTACGGGGAGACCGGGCAGGTCTGTCAGAACTGGCTGCAGTACCGTCTGATCAAGAGGTATCTGGAGGAGCTCACCGAGGACACCACGCTGGTGCTGGAGAGCGGCCACCCGCTGGGGCTCTTCAAGTCCCGCCCCGAGGCGCCCCGGGTGATCCTCACCAACGGGCTGCTGGTGGGGCTCTTCGACAACCAGGAGAACTGGCACCGCGCCATGCAGCTGGGGGTCTCGAACTACGGCCAGATGACCGCCGGCGGCTGGATGTACATCGGTCCCCAGGGGATCGTCCACGGCACCTTCAACACCATCCTCAACGCCGCCCGGCAGCAGCTCGGCGTGGGGGCCAAGGACAACCTGGCCGGCGTGCTCTTCGTCTCCTCCGGTCTCGGCGGCATGAGCGGCGCCCAGGCCAAGGCGGTGGAGATCGCCGGCGGCGTGGGGATCATCGCCGAGGTGGACAAGTCCCGTATCGAGACCCGCCACAGCCAGGGCTGGGTCGGCAAGGTGGCCGGAAGCTGCGAGGAGGCCTTCGGCATGGCCCGGGAGGCCATCGCGAAGAAGGAGCCCCTCTCCATCGCCTACCACGGTAACATCGTCGACCTGCTGCGCTACGCCGTGGAGCAGGGCGAGGAGATCCCGCTGCTCTCCGACCAGACCTCCTGCCACGCGGCCTACGACGGCGGCTACTGCCCGGCGGGGCTGACCTTCGCGGAGCGCACCGAGATGCTCCACAGCGACCCCCAGGCCTTCCGGAAGCGGGTGGACCAGTCGCTGCGGGAGCACTTCGAGCTGATCAAGAAGCTGGTCGCCAAGGGCACCTACTTCTTCGACTACGGCAACTCCTTCATGCGGGCCGTCTTCGACGCCGGCGTCACCGAGATCTGCAAAAACGGCCGGGACACCCTGGAAGGGTTCGTCTGGCCCTCCTACGTGGAGGACATCATGGGCCCGGTGCTCTTCGACTACGGCTACGGTCCCTTCCGCTGGGTCTGCCTCAGCGGCGACCACGAAGACCTCCGCAAGACCGACCAGGCGGCCATGGACTGCATTGATCCGGACCGCCGGCCTCAGGACTTCGACAACTGGCTCTGGATCCGCGACGCCGAGAAGAACCAGCTGGTGGTGGGTACCCAGGCCCGGATCCTCTATCAGGACGCCGAGGGGCGGCTGAAGATCGCCCTGAAGTTCAACGAGATGGTGCGAAACGGCGAGATCGGCCCCGTCATGCTCGGCCGGGACCACCACGATGTCTCCGGCACCGATTCGCCCTACCGCGAGACCTCCAATATCAAGGACGGCAGCAATATCTGCGCCGACATGGCCACCCAGTGCTTCGCCGGCAACGCCGCCAGGGGCATGACGCTCTGCACCCTCCACAACGGCGGCGGCGTGGGCATCGGCAAGGTGATCAACGGCGGCTTCGGCATGCTGCTGGACGGCTCCGAGCGGACTGACGAGATCCTCAAGTCGGCCATGATGTGGGATGTGCTCAGCGGTGTGGCCCGCCGCGCCTGGGCCCGCTGCGACCACTCCGTAGAGGTGGGCCGCGAGGTGAACGCCAACTACGAGGACAGCTACCACATCACGCTGCCCTACGTGCCCGCCGACGAGCTGGTATCCAGGGCAGTTGACGAAGCGTGGAAGCAAACGTAG
- a CDS encoding TRAP transporter permease — MAKRNFAGKPALFVTVFCVAVSLIHVYYNSFGLIEVVQKNMIHISLMMGVIFLTVPAGKRSPGTNPSKLDWVFFALSLAVGIYLLVSHQRWVETFLRPNQMDLVYAAVFMLLIIEAARRTVGVPLTTIAVTFLVYTYVGPWMPGALAHMGFGVERIMIRMTMTSEGILGVAAMVSASYIFMFILFASFFKATKASEFFNDLASALTGGTRGGPAKASIFASALTGTISGSSQANVATTGSFTIPLMISVGYKPYFAAAVEAIASTGGVLMPPIMGAAAFIMSSYLGVPYNTIMIAAITPAILYYWTLFHMVDLGAVRWNLSGLPKDQLPRFAEVMKSRGHLLAPLVAIIGFLLMGFSPLLAAFIGIVSVLAVSFLRAETRLSWGEFFRALEEGAKNGATIAIICGIIGFIIASVGMTGIGQTIGNNIIKWSGGTLAFTAFFCMIAAIILGMGLPGPACYIITATVAAPALVRIGVPQLAAHFFAFYFGTMSSVVPPVALTSYTAGAIAQTGPNRVAFTGLFLGSAGLLLPYMYINNPVLLGIDFHVLRYITVLGASLAGLYSLAIAVIGNLKAKVAIWERVFFALGAFLLITADMNIRSVGICVFAAVYVQHLYRHRRSRQG; from the coding sequence ATGGCAAAACGGAATTTCGCGGGGAAACCGGCGCTCTTTGTCACGGTGTTCTGCGTCGCTGTCTCCCTGATTCATGTGTACTACAACAGCTTTGGCCTTATCGAAGTGGTGCAGAAAAACATGATCCACATCTCGCTGATGATGGGGGTGATCTTTCTCACCGTCCCCGCCGGGAAGCGCTCGCCCGGGACGAACCCGTCGAAGCTGGACTGGGTCTTCTTCGCGCTCTCCCTCGCCGTGGGGATCTATCTGCTTGTCTCGCACCAGCGCTGGGTGGAGACCTTCCTGCGGCCCAACCAGATGGACCTCGTCTACGCGGCTGTCTTTATGCTCCTCATCATCGAGGCCGCGCGGAGGACCGTCGGCGTGCCGCTGACCACCATTGCGGTGACCTTCCTGGTCTATACCTACGTAGGGCCCTGGATGCCGGGCGCTCTGGCCCACATGGGGTTCGGCGTGGAGCGGATCATGATCCGCATGACCATGACCTCCGAGGGGATCCTCGGGGTGGCGGCCATGGTGTCGGCCTCCTATATCTTCATGTTCATCCTCTTCGCGAGCTTCTTCAAGGCCACCAAGGCCTCGGAGTTCTTCAACGATCTGGCTTCGGCGCTCACCGGGGGGACCAGGGGCGGTCCGGCCAAGGCCTCCATCTTCGCCAGCGCCCTGACGGGCACCATCAGCGGGAGCTCCCAGGCGAATGTGGCCACCACCGGATCCTTTACCATCCCGCTGATGATCTCCGTGGGCTACAAACCCTACTTCGCCGCCGCCGTGGAGGCCATCGCCTCGACGGGCGGGGTGCTGATGCCGCCGATCATGGGGGCCGCCGCCTTCATCATGAGCTCCTACCTCGGCGTGCCCTACAACACCATCATGATCGCCGCCATCACCCCGGCGATCCTCTACTACTGGACGCTTTTCCACATGGTTGACCTCGGCGCCGTGCGGTGGAACCTCTCGGGGCTGCCCAAGGATCAGCTCCCCCGGTTCGCGGAGGTCATGAAGTCACGGGGCCACCTGCTCGCCCCGCTGGTGGCCATCATCGGCTTTCTGCTGATGGGTTTCAGCCCGCTCCTGGCCGCCTTCATCGGCATCGTCTCCGTTCTGGCCGTCTCCTTCCTGCGGGCCGAGACGCGCCTCAGCTGGGGGGAGTTTTTCCGGGCCCTGGAGGAGGGGGCCAAAAACGGGGCGACCATCGCCATCATCTGCGGGATCATCGGCTTCATCATCGCTTCCGTGGGGATGACGGGGATCGGCCAGACCATCGGGAACAACATCATCAAGTGGTCCGGCGGGACGCTGGCGTTCACCGCCTTCTTCTGCATGATCGCCGCGATCATCCTGGGGATGGGGCTTCCGGGTCCGGCCTGCTACATCATCACCGCCACCGTGGCCGCGCCGGCGCTGGTGCGGATCGGGGTACCCCAGCTGGCGGCCCACTTCTTCGCCTTCTACTTCGGCACCATGTCGTCGGTGGTGCCGCCGGTGGCGCTCACATCCTACACGGCGGGGGCCATTGCCCAGACGGGACCGAACCGGGTGGCCTTCACGGGGCTCTTTCTGGGGAGCGCCGGTCTGCTGCTGCCCTACATGTACATCAACAACCCGGTGCTGCTGGGGATCGACTTCCATGTTCTGCGCTACATCACGGTGCTGGGGGCGTCGCTGGCTGGGCTCTACTCGCTGGCCATCGCCGTGATCGGCAACCTGAAGGCCAAGGTGGCCATCTGGGAGCGGGTCTTCTTCGCCCTGGGCGCCTTTCTGCTCATCACCGCCGACATGAACATCCGGTCTGTCGGGATCTGCGTCTTCGCGGCCGTCTACGTGCAGCATCTCTACCGGCACCGACGGTCCCGGCAGGGGTGA
- a CDS encoding folate family ECF transporter S component, producing the protein MISLNVVLTRFASVRIAIGGIEGIRIGFGAFPAIFTGLTMGPVAGGVVGALGDVTGFFVAPMGAYLPHFTLTAALTGILPPLFWNIAGRREAFLPILTAIVGTQTVTSVVLVPFFLKMLFGLPPAATVPGAAVSLVLATPVYTLLYLKLARSLDLSPAAGRHF; encoded by the coding sequence ATGATCAGCCTCAACGTGGTTCTCACCCGTTTCGCCAGTGTCCGGATCGCCATCGGGGGCATCGAGGGGATCCGGATCGGCTTCGGCGCCTTCCCGGCGATCTTCACCGGTCTCACCATGGGGCCGGTGGCGGGCGGTGTCGTCGGCGCCCTCGGCGACGTGACGGGGTTTTTCGTCGCCCCCATGGGGGCCTACCTGCCGCATTTTACCCTCACCGCCGCCCTCACCGGCATCCTGCCGCCGCTTTTCTGGAACATCGCCGGACGCAGGGAGGCCTTTCTCCCGATTCTGACGGCCATTGTCGGCACCCAGACGGTGACCTCCGTGGTGCTGGTGCCCTTCTTTCTGAAGATGCTCTTCGGTCTGCCCCCGGCGGCCACCGTGCCCGGGGCGGCGGTGAGTCTCGTCCTGGCGACACCGGTCTACACGCTGCTCTACCTGAAGCTGGCCAGAAGCCTCGACCTCAGTCCCGCCGCCGGCCGCCATTTCTAG
- a CDS encoding cyclodeaminase/cyclohydrolase family protein, which yields MKLSEMTVQDFVGELASDSPAPGGGSVAALAASLGAALTAMVASLTVGKEKHREHWEAMEEVRRKGGDLHARLLQLMEADTEAFNAFMAALKLPKETEEQKAARKEQLQKAKRGAIEVPMDTLRCCAEVVGLAETAVSRGNPNAVTDAGTAAVLARAAAVAAAYNIKINFGGLKDEDFVARTRSEMDGILTDMDSRVPAIERQVGEAIG from the coding sequence ATGAAGCTTTCGGAGATGACGGTACAGGATTTTGTGGGCGAACTCGCTTCGGATTCCCCGGCCCCGGGCGGCGGGAGCGTAGCGGCCCTGGCGGCGTCGCTCGGCGCGGCGCTGACGGCCATGGTGGCCAGTCTCACCGTGGGCAAGGAGAAGCACCGGGAGCACTGGGAGGCCATGGAGGAGGTGCGGCGCAAGGGCGGCGATCTGCACGCCAGGCTTCTGCAGCTCATGGAGGCCGACACGGAGGCCTTCAACGCCTTCATGGCGGCGCTGAAGCTCCCCAAGGAGACCGAGGAGCAGAAGGCGGCCCGGAAGGAGCAGCTCCAGAAGGCCAAGCGCGGCGCCATCGAGGTTCCCATGGACACGCTGCGCTGCTGCGCCGAGGTGGTGGGACTGGCGGAGACCGCCGTCTCCAGAGGCAACCCCAACGCCGTGACCGACGCAGGGACCGCCGCGGTGCTGGCACGGGCCGCTGCGGTGGCCGCGGCCTACAACATCAAGATCAACTTCGGCGGGCTGAAGGATGAGGACTTCGTCGCCCGGACCAGGAGCGAGATGGACGGTATCCTGACGGATATGGACAGCCGGGTGCCGGCCATCGAGCGGCAGGTCGGCGAAGCAATCGGGTAG